GACGATAAATACGCAATAAGAGCATTGCTTAAACTTTTAGGTCAGGTACTTGCTGCAGCTCTTGTAATAGCATCAGGCGTGCGTATTCATGCTCTTAATCAACTTCTGTCTTTTGTTGATAACCCTGTTATTATCGAATGGTTTTCCATTATAGTTACTTTCTTGTGGATAATAGCAGTTACAAATGCTATTAATCTTATAGACGGGTTAGACGGTCTTGCTGCAAGTATATCAAGAATATCGTCATTTGCTTTGGTATTTATAAGTTTACTGACAGGCAGATCAGATATGGCAGTTGTGTTTATGGCAGTTGCAGGGGCGTGTTCAGGTTTTCTTCCTTATAACAGTTATCCTGCGCGTATCTTCATGGGGGACTCGGGAGCATTATTTTTAGGCTATATTTTATCCACCCTGTCAATCGAAACATTCTTCATAGGTTATTCGGTTATGACATATATTGTTCCTGTAATTGTTCTTGCAATACCTATATTTGACACTTCTTTTGCAATAATAAGAAGGCTATGTACAGGAAAGGGAATAATGAGTGCAGACAGGGGACATCTTCATCACAGACTGGTAGATATGGGCTTTTCACAGAAAGAAACAGTTACTATTATGTCTACTTACAGTGCCCTTTTATCTATCACAGCAATTCTTTTAATATCAGAGGGGATAAACAGAGCGTTAGTGTTAATAGTTGTTATGATATTCCTTGCTGTTTGCATTAACCTTTATAAAACAAATAAAAATATTGCTAAACGCTATATGGAAGAGTTAACCAAAGAGGAGAGTGGTAACGATGAAGAAAATTAAAGTTATGACAGTATTCGGAACAAGACCGGAAGCAATTAAAATGGCTCCGCTTGTAAAGGAAATAGAATCAAGAGAAGAGTTAGAAAGCATTGTTGCAGTTACTGCACAGCACAGGCAGATGCTTGACCAGGTTCTTGAAATATTTGATATTAAGCCAGATTATGATTTAAATATAATGAAAGACAGGCAGACTCTTACAGATATAACCCTAAGAGCAATAAAAGGGTTAGACGATGTTATAAAAGAGGCAGAGCCTGATATAGTTCTTGTTCACGGGGATACTTCTACAACTTTTGCAGGTGCACTTGCCGCATTTTACAATCAGGTTAGCGTAGGGCATGTTGAAGCAGGGCTTAGAACATATGATAAATATTCTCCGTTCCCAGAGGAAATGAACAGAAAACTTACAGGTGCAATTTCAGATATGCATTTTGCTCCTACTGTAAATAATAAAAATAATCTTATAAAAGAAGCAGTAAAAGAAGAAGATATTTATATTACAGGTAACACTGTAATTGATGCGCTTAAAACAACAGTTAAAGAAGACTACGTTTTTGAAACAGAAGCAATAAACAAAGTTGACTTTTCTAAAAAAGTAATTGTTGTTACAGCCCACAGAAGAGAAAATTTAGGCGAACCTCTTGAAAACATCTGTTCTGCTCTTTGTAAAATTGCAAAAGAATATTTAGGTGAAGTTGAAATTATATATCCTATGCATCTTAACCCTCTTGTAAGAGAAACAGCAAATAAATATTTAAAAGATGTTAAAAATGTTCACTTAATCGACCCTGTTGACGTTTGCGAACTTCATAATCTTATGAATAAATCATATATGATTATGACAGATTCAGGCGGACTTCAGGAAGAAGCACCATCACTTGGAAAACCTGTATTAGTTTTAAGAAACGAAACAGAAAGACCTGAAGCAGTAGAAGCGGGTACTGTTAAAATTGCAGGGGTTATCGAGGAAAATATAATTTCTATGGCAAAAGACCTTCTTGATAATAAAGAAAGTTATGATAAAATGGCAAAAGCAGTTAACCCGTATGGCGACGGTTTTGCGTCAATGAGAATTTGTGATGCCATTATTGAAAAGTTCAATGGGTAATAATAAAAAAATAGGTAAGGCACTTGTTAGTTTTACTCAGGTGGGGTTAACGGTTATTTCTCCTATTATTGCCTGTCTTATTATAGGCAGAGCATTAACCACACATTTTGGGTGTCCCAACTATGTTTTAGTAATTTCCATAGTTATTGGTGCTGTATCAGGCTTTATAAGTATGATAAAATTTTTATTAAAAGTTACAAAATAAGTTTTAAATTCTTAGAAAGTATCGGAGTTTATTATAATGATTGAAAAAAATTTGCTTAAAGAAGTAGGGAAAATGGCAATAGGACTTGTCATAATGTGCGTTATAACTGCCGTTTCGTTTTTAGTTTTGGGTTATTTTTCCTATCAGGTTATATTCGGCCTGTGTTTAGGATATTTGGTATGTATGCTAAACTACTCTTTTCTTGCATACTGTGTCGGAAAAGCAGTAGAAAAAGATGTTAATAAAGCGAAAGCCTATATATCCGGTACCTACGGGTTAAGGATGATTTTAATAGCAGTAACAATCATTGTTGCAATAAGAAATCCAAAGTATTTTAATTATATTGCAACTGCAATTCCATTTCTCTTTCCAAGAATTATAATTACACTTACTAATATGTTTAAGAAGAAGGAGGATGCCAAAGAATGAATGGGCCGAAAATAATATTTAGAATTCCCATATTCGGAGGAATCCCTGTTACAGAAACTATTGTTAACTGCTGGATAGTTATGGCAGTTGTTATAGTCATAAGTATCTGGCTTGGATATGGGCTTAAAATAAGGCCTGAAAGCAAAAAGCAGATTGTTGCAGAGAAACTTGTCGGTATGCTCTATAATCTTGTGGAAGAAACTATGGGGAAGAAATTTTCTTCCTTTGCACCTTATATAGGAGCGCTTTTTACCATGTCGATTACAGGCAGCCTTTCAAGTCTTTTCGGGTTAAGACCGTACACAGCAGACCTTAGCACAACCCTATCCTGGGCAGTGCTGACATCTGTTATGGTCTGGGTATTCTCTATTAAAGCAAATGGCTTTAAAGGGTGGCTTAAAGGATTTGCCGAGCCTGTGCCTTTTATTCTTCCGATAAATATTATAGGGGAAATAGCAAACCCTATTTCAATGTCATTTCGTCATTTCGGGAATATTGCAACAGGTATGGTAATAACCTCTTTGGTATATGGAGGTTTGGCAACACTCAGTCAGACAGTCTTAAGTTTTATACCAAACACATTTATAAACAGTATACCTATCTTCCAGTTAGGTATACCTGCACTTTTGTCCATTTATTTTGATTTATTCGGAAGTTTTCTTCAGGCATTTATTATATGTATGCTTACTATGGTAAATCTTTCGAATACATCATCAGATTAAATATAAAGGAGTAAATATTATGAACGAATTATTAGCAAAAGCAATCGTATTAGGAGCATCAGCAATTGGTGCAGGTCTTGCAATGTTTGCAGGTATAGGGCCTGGTATCGGTCAGGGGTTTGCCGCAGGTAAAGCGTGTGAAGCAGTAGGCAGACAGCCTGAAGCAAAAGGGGATGTTACATCTACAATGCTTTTTGGTTGTGCAGTAGCAGAATCAACAGGTATTTACAGCCTTGTTGTAGCAATTATTCTTTTATTTGCTAACCCTCTTGTTGGACTATTATAAAAACTAAAGTTTAGAAAGGTATATGTCATGGATGAATTTTTATCCTTTGTAACCATAGATGTCTGGACAATGATTATGACATGGGGCAACCTGCTTATACTTTTTCTTCTTATGAAGAAATTTCTTTTTGTGCCTGTTAAAAAAGTTATTGATGCAAGGCAAAAAGAGATAGAAAAAAACATTTCGGATGCAGAGAATTTAAAAAAAGATGCACTGAATATGAAGGATGAGTATGCCGAAAAATTAGCACAGGCGAAAAAAGAAGCAGATAATATTATAAAATCTGCCACAAAAACTGCCCAGCTTCGCGAAGAAGAAATAATAAAAGATGCAAATAATAAAGCATCGGATATTATAAAAAAGGCAGATAAGCAGATTGAAAACAGTAAAAAGGAAGCCCTTAACGAATTAAAAGAAGAAGTGTCGGCAATCGCTACATCTATTGCAGAAAAAATAATTGAAAAAGATATAAACGAAAAAGACCATGAAAGACTTATCGAAGAGTTTATTGATAATATGGGTGGCTTATAATGAGTGAATTTTCAAAAGAATTCGGTAAGGCGCTTTATTTGCTTGCCGAAGAGGAAAGCGAAACTTTAGATATAT
This genomic window from Clostridia bacterium contains:
- a CDS encoding undecaprenyl/decaprenyl-phosphate alpha-N-acetylglucosaminyl 1-phosphate transferase translates to MLDYNIIFSFALAYFVAFATVPIVRVLAFKTDAVDIPKDERRMHSKPIPRWGGVAIYIGFIVSVVCFTPVIDIKLLGILSGSLIIVITGIIDDKYAIRALLKLLGQVLAAALVIASGVRIHALNQLLSFVDNPVIIEWFSIIVTFLWIIAVTNAINLIDGLDGLAASISRISSFALVFISLLTGRSDMAVVFMAVAGACSGFLPYNSYPARIFMGDSGALFLGYILSTLSIETFFIGYSVMTYIVPVIVLAIPIFDTSFAIIRRLCTGKGIMSADRGHLHHRLVDMGFSQKETVTIMSTYSALLSITAILLISEGINRALVLIVVMIFLAVCINLYKTNKNIAKRYMEELTKEESGNDEEN
- the wecB gene encoding UDP-N-acetylglucosamine 2-epimerase (non-hydrolyzing); translation: MKKIKVMTVFGTRPEAIKMAPLVKEIESREELESIVAVTAQHRQMLDQVLEIFDIKPDYDLNIMKDRQTLTDITLRAIKGLDDVIKEAEPDIVLVHGDTSTTFAGALAAFYNQVSVGHVEAGLRTYDKYSPFPEEMNRKLTGAISDMHFAPTVNNKNNLIKEAVKEEDIYITGNTVIDALKTTVKEDYVFETEAINKVDFSKKVIVVTAHRRENLGEPLENICSALCKIAKEYLGEVEIIYPMHLNPLVRETANKYLKDVKNVHLIDPVDVCELHNLMNKSYMIMTDSGGLQEEAPSLGKPVLVLRNETERPEAVEAGTVKIAGVIEENIISMAKDLLDNKESYDKMAKAVNPYGDGFASMRICDAIIEKFNG
- a CDS encoding AtpZ/AtpI family protein, whose amino-acid sequence is MPLLKSSMGNNKKIGKALVSFTQVGLTVISPIIACLIIGRALTTHFGCPNYVLVISIVIGAVSGFISMIKFLLKVTK
- a CDS encoding ATP synthase subunit I, with translation MIEKNLLKEVGKMAIGLVIMCVITAVSFLVLGYFSYQVIFGLCLGYLVCMLNYSFLAYCVGKAVEKDVNKAKAYISGTYGLRMILIAVTIIVAIRNPKYFNYIATAIPFLFPRIIITLTNMFKKKEDAKE
- a CDS encoding F0F1 ATP synthase subunit A, with the protein product MNGPKIIFRIPIFGGIPVTETIVNCWIVMAVVIVISIWLGYGLKIRPESKKQIVAEKLVGMLYNLVEETMGKKFSSFAPYIGALFTMSITGSLSSLFGLRPYTADLSTTLSWAVLTSVMVWVFSIKANGFKGWLKGFAEPVPFILPINIIGEIANPISMSFRHFGNIATGMVITSLVYGGLATLSQTVLSFIPNTFINSIPIFQLGIPALLSIYFDLFGSFLQAFIICMLTMVNLSNTSSD
- the atpE gene encoding ATP synthase F0 subunit C codes for the protein MNELLAKAIVLGASAIGAGLAMFAGIGPGIGQGFAAGKACEAVGRQPEAKGDVTSTMLFGCAVAESTGIYSLVVAIILLFANPLVGLL
- the atpF gene encoding F0F1 ATP synthase subunit B codes for the protein MDEFLSFVTIDVWTMIMTWGNLLILFLLMKKFLFVPVKKVIDARQKEIEKNISDAENLKKDALNMKDEYAEKLAQAKKEADNIIKSATKTAQLREEEIIKDANNKASDIIKKADKQIENSKKEALNELKEEVSAIATSIAEKIIEKDINEKDHERLIEEFIDNMGGL